The proteins below come from a single Malus sylvestris chromosome 3, drMalSylv7.2, whole genome shotgun sequence genomic window:
- the LOC126614871 gene encoding DDRGK domain-containing protein 1-like isoform X4: MEEMLAIFLSMLLVLGLIPLFLWKRRQDSRSSHEHEEEPQVAQREAVVRAPGDSRMRRRPASGASTSAAAAPESVEGSDEEDVEGEYDAKASKKREKKRQEREAQRQAEQAARESRVTKQDRYAEMRRRKDEEHEAQERQLEEEAKAQRAREEEAAALEFEKWKGEFSIDAEGTTENEVQDGRQDLLSDFVEYIKKHKCIPLEDLAAESKLRTQECINRITNLESMGRLSGVMDDRGKYIYISQEEMQAVADYIKRQGRVSISHLASKSNQFIDLEPKAQFVEEISGGTEITVA; the protein is encoded by the exons ATGGAGGAAATGTTggcaatttttctttctatgcTTCTTGTTTTGGGATTAATTCCACTATTTCTATGGAAACGCCGTCAAGATTCTCGATCTTCGCATGAACACGAAGAAGAACCTCag GTTGCTCAGAGGGAGGCGGTGGTGCGTGCGCCTGGCGATAGCCGGATGCGTAGGAGGCCGGCTTCTGGAGCAAGCACATCAGCTGCTGCTGCACCAG AATCCGTTGAGGGAAGTGATGAGGAAGATGTTGAGGGCGAGTATGATGCTAAAGCATCCAAGAAGAGGGAAAAGAAGCGCCAAGAGCGGGAAGCACAACGACaa GCTGAACAAGCTGCACGTGAATCAAGGGTAACAAAACAAGACCGCTATGCTGAAATGCGAAGGAGGAAAGATGAGGAGCATGAAGCACAGGAGCGTCAGCTG GAGGAAGAAGCCAAAGCTCAAAGGGCTAGGGAGGAGGAAGCTGCTGCTTTAGAGTTTGAGAAGTGGAAAGGCGAGTTTTCAATAGATGCTGAAGGTACGACCGAGAATGAAGTGCAGGATGGACGTCAGGATTTGCTTTCTGATTTTGTGGAATACATAAAG AAACATAAATGCATTCCTCTGGAAGATCTTGCTGCTGAATCTAAGTTAAGGACTCAG GAATGCATCAATCGAATTACCAATCTCGAGAGTATGG GGCGACTTTCTGGCGTCATGGATGACAGAGGGAAATACATATACATCTCCCAAGAGGAGATGCAAGCTGTAGCAGACTACATTAAGCGTCAGGGAAGGGTAAGCATTTCGCATCTTGCTAGCAAGTCCAACCAGTTCATAGACTTGGAGCCAAAAGCGCAGTTCGTTGAAGAAATCAGCGGCGGGACGGAGATAACTGTCGCTTGA
- the LOC126614871 gene encoding DDRGK domain-containing protein 1-like isoform X1 produces the protein MEEMLAIFLSMLLVLGLIPLFLWKRRQDSRSSHEHEEEPQVAQREAVVRAPGDSRMRRRPASGASTSAAAAPGVEESVEGSDEEDVEGEYDAKASKKREKKRQEREAQRQAEQAARESRVTKQDRYAEMRRRKDEEHEAQERQLEEEAKAQRAREEEAAALEFEKWKGEFSIDAEGTTENEVQDGRQDLLSDFVEYIKKHKCIPLEDLAAESKLRTQECINRITNLESMGMCRAISSVTCGRLSGVMDDRGKYIYISQEEMQAVADYIKRQGRVSISHLASKSNQFIDLEPKAQFVEEISGGTEITVA, from the exons ATGGAGGAAATGTTggcaatttttctttctatgcTTCTTGTTTTGGGATTAATTCCACTATTTCTATGGAAACGCCGTCAAGATTCTCGATCTTCGCATGAACACGAAGAAGAACCTCag GTTGCTCAGAGGGAGGCGGTGGTGCGTGCGCCTGGCGATAGCCGGATGCGTAGGAGGCCGGCTTCTGGAGCAAGCACATCAGCTGCTGCTGCACCAGGTGTAGAAG AATCCGTTGAGGGAAGTGATGAGGAAGATGTTGAGGGCGAGTATGATGCTAAAGCATCCAAGAAGAGGGAAAAGAAGCGCCAAGAGCGGGAAGCACAACGACaa GCTGAACAAGCTGCACGTGAATCAAGGGTAACAAAACAAGACCGCTATGCTGAAATGCGAAGGAGGAAAGATGAGGAGCATGAAGCACAGGAGCGTCAGCTG GAGGAAGAAGCCAAAGCTCAAAGGGCTAGGGAGGAGGAAGCTGCTGCTTTAGAGTTTGAGAAGTGGAAAGGCGAGTTTTCAATAGATGCTGAAGGTACGACCGAGAATGAAGTGCAGGATGGACGTCAGGATTTGCTTTCTGATTTTGTGGAATACATAAAG AAACATAAATGCATTCCTCTGGAAGATCTTGCTGCTGAATCTAAGTTAAGGACTCAG GAATGCATCAATCGAATTACCAATCTCGAGAGTATGGGTATGTGCAGAGCTATTTCCTCAGTGACTTGTG GGCGACTTTCTGGCGTCATGGATGACAGAGGGAAATACATATACATCTCCCAAGAGGAGATGCAAGCTGTAGCAGACTACATTAAGCGTCAGGGAAGGGTAAGCATTTCGCATCTTGCTAGCAAGTCCAACCAGTTCATAGACTTGGAGCCAAAAGCGCAGTTCGTTGAAGAAATCAGCGGCGGGACGGAGATAACTGTCGCTTGA
- the LOC126614871 gene encoding DDRGK domain-containing protein 1-like isoform X2 yields the protein MEEMLAIFLSMLLVLGLIPLFLWKRRQDSRSSHEHEEEPQVAQREAVVRAPGDSRMRRRPASGASTSAAAAPESVEGSDEEDVEGEYDAKASKKREKKRQEREAQRQAEQAARESRVTKQDRYAEMRRRKDEEHEAQERQLEEEAKAQRAREEEAAALEFEKWKGEFSIDAEGTTENEVQDGRQDLLSDFVEYIKKHKCIPLEDLAAESKLRTQECINRITNLESMGMCRAISSVTCGRLSGVMDDRGKYIYISQEEMQAVADYIKRQGRVSISHLASKSNQFIDLEPKAQFVEEISGGTEITVA from the exons ATGGAGGAAATGTTggcaatttttctttctatgcTTCTTGTTTTGGGATTAATTCCACTATTTCTATGGAAACGCCGTCAAGATTCTCGATCTTCGCATGAACACGAAGAAGAACCTCag GTTGCTCAGAGGGAGGCGGTGGTGCGTGCGCCTGGCGATAGCCGGATGCGTAGGAGGCCGGCTTCTGGAGCAAGCACATCAGCTGCTGCTGCACCAG AATCCGTTGAGGGAAGTGATGAGGAAGATGTTGAGGGCGAGTATGATGCTAAAGCATCCAAGAAGAGGGAAAAGAAGCGCCAAGAGCGGGAAGCACAACGACaa GCTGAACAAGCTGCACGTGAATCAAGGGTAACAAAACAAGACCGCTATGCTGAAATGCGAAGGAGGAAAGATGAGGAGCATGAAGCACAGGAGCGTCAGCTG GAGGAAGAAGCCAAAGCTCAAAGGGCTAGGGAGGAGGAAGCTGCTGCTTTAGAGTTTGAGAAGTGGAAAGGCGAGTTTTCAATAGATGCTGAAGGTACGACCGAGAATGAAGTGCAGGATGGACGTCAGGATTTGCTTTCTGATTTTGTGGAATACATAAAG AAACATAAATGCATTCCTCTGGAAGATCTTGCTGCTGAATCTAAGTTAAGGACTCAG GAATGCATCAATCGAATTACCAATCTCGAGAGTATGGGTATGTGCAGAGCTATTTCCTCAGTGACTTGTG GGCGACTTTCTGGCGTCATGGATGACAGAGGGAAATACATATACATCTCCCAAGAGGAGATGCAAGCTGTAGCAGACTACATTAAGCGTCAGGGAAGGGTAAGCATTTCGCATCTTGCTAGCAAGTCCAACCAGTTCATAGACTTGGAGCCAAAAGCGCAGTTCGTTGAAGAAATCAGCGGCGGGACGGAGATAACTGTCGCTTGA
- the LOC126614869 gene encoding rab GTPase-activating protein 22-like — MWRDAGIPADSFYEVRPECTDVPKTRFKIKAGKTLSVRKWQAAFSPEGQLDIGKTLSRIYRGGIHPSIRGEVWEFLLGCYDPKSTFDEREQIRQSRRVQYARWKEDCRQMFPVVGSGRFITAPVITENGQPIQDPIVLSQINPDKGSQDNGSSTNRNNAMEPVMDKKVIQWMLTLHQIGLDVIRTDRTLVFYEKQENLSKLWDILAVYAWIDTDVGYCQGMSDLCSPMIILLDDEADAFWCFERLMRRLRGNFRCTDSSVGVEVQLSNLASITQVIDPKLHEHLETLGGGDYLFAFRMLMVLFRREFSFCDSLYLWEMMWALEYDPDLFNVYKESDTDTEKAEGSKGKPKSTRQCGKYERENMKSGAKNSEAPLPISVFLVASVLKDKSSKLLTEARGLDDVVKILNDITGNLDAKKACTGALKIHKKYLKKAPKKT; from the exons ATGTGGAGGGACGCCGGAATTCCTGCTGATTCTTTCTATGAAGTCCGCCCTGAGTGTACAGATGTGCCCAAAACCCGCTTCAAGATCAAG GCAGGTAAAACTCTTAGTGTAAGGAAATGGCAGGCTGCATTTAGTCCTGAAGGCCAACTGGATATAGGCAAGACTTTAAGTCGAATTTATCGCGGG GGAATTCATCCATCAATTAGAGGAGAAGTTTGGGAATTTCTACTAGGTTGTTATGATCCTAAGAGCACATTTGACGAAAGAGAGCAGATTCGGCAAAGTCGAAG AGTGCAATATGCTAGGTGGAAGGAAGATTGCCGCCAAATGTTTCCTGTTGTTGGGAGTGGTAGGTTTATCACTGCCCCCGTAATCACTGAAAATGGTCAACCCATTCAGGATCCCATAGTACTTTCACAAATAAATCCAGACAAGGGTTCTCAGGATAATGGTTCAAGCACAAACCGTAATAATGCTATGGAACCAGTAATGGACAAAAAAGTAATCCAGTGGATGCTTACTCTACACCAAATAG GTCTTGACGTGATTCGTACTGACAGGACACTGGTATTTTATGAGAAGCAAGAGAACTTATCAAAACTTTGGGATATTCTAGCTGTTTATGCCTGGATAGATACAGATGTTGGCTATTGTCAAG GAATGAGTGATCTTTGCTCCCCCATGATTATCCTTCTAGATGATGAAgcagatgcattttggtgcttTGAACGATTGATGCGCAGACTG CGAGGAAATTTCAGATGTACCGATAGCTCTGTTGGGGTGGAGGTGCAACTAAGTAATCTGGCTTCAATTACTCAAGTCATTGATCCAAAACTTCATGAGCACTTAG AGACACTAGGTGGAGGTGACTATTTATTTGCTTTCCGGATGCTTATGGTTTTGTTCCGTCGAGAATTCTctttttgtgattctttatACCTTTGGGAG ATGATGTGGGCCCTTGAATACGACCCTGACTTGTTCAATGTGTACAAAGAATCTGATACTGATACTGAGAAGGCTGAGGGGTCTAAAGGGAAACCAAAGTCAACACGTCAGTGTGGGAAGTATGAGAGGGAAAACATGAAAAGTGGAGCAAAGAATTCAGAAGCACCACTCCCAATTTCAGTTTTCCTTGTTGCTAGTGTCCTGAAAGATAAGAGCTCAAAGCTACTTACAGAAGCTCGAGGTCTCGATGATGTTGTTAAG ATATTGAATGACATAACTGGAAATTTAGATGCCAAAAAAGCTTGCACTGGGGCATTGAAAATCCACAAGAAATATCTGAAAAAG GCGCCCAAGAAGACATAG
- the LOC126614871 gene encoding DDRGK domain-containing protein 1-like isoform X3, which yields MEEMLAIFLSMLLVLGLIPLFLWKRRQDSRSSHEHEEEPQVAQREAVVRAPGDSRMRRRPASGASTSAAAAPGVEESVEGSDEEDVEGEYDAKASKKREKKRQEREAQRQAEQAARESRVTKQDRYAEMRRRKDEEHEAQERQLEEEAKAQRAREEEAAALEFEKWKGEFSIDAEGTTENEVQDGRQDLLSDFVEYIKKHKCIPLEDLAAESKLRTQECINRITNLESMGRLSGVMDDRGKYIYISQEEMQAVADYIKRQGRVSISHLASKSNQFIDLEPKAQFVEEISGGTEITVA from the exons ATGGAGGAAATGTTggcaatttttctttctatgcTTCTTGTTTTGGGATTAATTCCACTATTTCTATGGAAACGCCGTCAAGATTCTCGATCTTCGCATGAACACGAAGAAGAACCTCag GTTGCTCAGAGGGAGGCGGTGGTGCGTGCGCCTGGCGATAGCCGGATGCGTAGGAGGCCGGCTTCTGGAGCAAGCACATCAGCTGCTGCTGCACCAGGTGTAGAAG AATCCGTTGAGGGAAGTGATGAGGAAGATGTTGAGGGCGAGTATGATGCTAAAGCATCCAAGAAGAGGGAAAAGAAGCGCCAAGAGCGGGAAGCACAACGACaa GCTGAACAAGCTGCACGTGAATCAAGGGTAACAAAACAAGACCGCTATGCTGAAATGCGAAGGAGGAAAGATGAGGAGCATGAAGCACAGGAGCGTCAGCTG GAGGAAGAAGCCAAAGCTCAAAGGGCTAGGGAGGAGGAAGCTGCTGCTTTAGAGTTTGAGAAGTGGAAAGGCGAGTTTTCAATAGATGCTGAAGGTACGACCGAGAATGAAGTGCAGGATGGACGTCAGGATTTGCTTTCTGATTTTGTGGAATACATAAAG AAACATAAATGCATTCCTCTGGAAGATCTTGCTGCTGAATCTAAGTTAAGGACTCAG GAATGCATCAATCGAATTACCAATCTCGAGAGTATGG GGCGACTTTCTGGCGTCATGGATGACAGAGGGAAATACATATACATCTCCCAAGAGGAGATGCAAGCTGTAGCAGACTACATTAAGCGTCAGGGAAGGGTAAGCATTTCGCATCTTGCTAGCAAGTCCAACCAGTTCATAGACTTGGAGCCAAAAGCGCAGTTCGTTGAAGAAATCAGCGGCGGGACGGAGATAACTGTCGCTTGA
- the LOC126614867 gene encoding COBRA-like protein 10, with the protein MMETSNMGMKIPWTSRASFLHAILVVFLVFSCFRVEICYGQDEDAVVAAPPPEQEDCDGIFLSYTFTSREKELPHMKNVSAQAWAFKSEATILNAGSTELKAWKMYIGFQHREILVAAEGAQMVDGGDLPVDVGTKGAYFAGYPMTDLKTMIDTAGDYTQIQAKIAFKGTQFGMGEKSTPMPKTISIVNDGFKCPAAKFKGKTAMSVCCKKDPKFKAKKVEKTKFMPRQNGDLSITYDVMQTYTMNYLAQVTIDNVHPLGRLDHWNLTWEWMRGEFINTMRGAYTHKKDTSACLYGQAGKFYKDLDFSQVMNCEKKPVITDLPAERKDDPKVGKLPSCCRNGTILPSLMDKAQSQSIFQLQVFKIPPDDNRTAITPPQQWKISGVLNPTYRCGPPIRVDPTQFPDPSGLQATSDAIASWQVVCNITKTPVPRCCVSFSAYYSTSVIPCSTCACGCKTSETNKCNPKASAMLLPAEALLVPFANRTEKAKAWAKIKHYDVPKKLPCPDNCGVSLNWHIDSDYSNGWTARLTLFNWGTDQFQDWYTAVKMNKAYQDYENVYSFNGTRMEKEVNNTILFTGLKGLNYLVAIKNGTDPKKNPMIPGKQQSVISFKKKHYHNINIKAGQGFPTRVLFNGEECALPKVFPKNNAGHLKSNALLVLCIAIMSFLFMTNRFH; encoded by the exons ATGATGGAAACAAGTAATATGGGCATGAAAATACCCTGGACGTCCCGCGCGTCCTTTCTTCATGCAATACTCGtggtgtttttggtgttttcatGTTTTAGGGTTGAGATTTGTTACGGACAAGACGAAGATGCTGTTGTGGCAGCTCCTCCTCCCGAGCAAGAAGACTGTGATGGCATTTTCTTGTCGTACACGTTTACCTCCAGGGAGAAGGAGTTGCCGCACATGAAAAATGTGTCGGCACAGGCTTGGGCGTTCAAGTCGGAGGCGACGATCTTGAACGCCGGGTCGACCGAGCTCAAGGCGTGGAAGATGTACATAGGGTTTCAGCATCGGGAGATCTTGGTGGCCGCGGAAGGAGCTCAGATGGTTGACGGTGGTGATTTGCCCGTCGATGTTGGAACCAAAGGGGCATACTTTGCCGGGTATCCAATGACAGATTTGAAAACTATGATTGATACCGCCGGAGATTATACCCAGATTCAGGCTAAGATTGCGTTCAAAGGGACGCAGTTTGGGATGGGAGAGAAGTCTACTCCGATGCCCAAGACCATCTCCATTGTCAATGATGGCTTCAAGTGCCCTGCTGCTAAATTTAAAg GGAAGACTGCAATGTCTGTGTGCTGTAAAAAGGACCCAAAATTCAAGGCGAAGAAAGTCGAGAAAACCAAATTCATGCCACGTCAGAACGGGGATCTCTCAATCACATACGATGTAATGCAAACCTACACAATGAACTACCTGGCTCAGGTCACCATCGACAACGTCCACCCGCTCGGCCGCCTCGACCACTGGAACTTAACCTGGGAATGGATGAGGGGAGAGTTCATCAACACCATGAGAGGAGCCTACACTCACAAGAAGGACACAAGTGCATGCCTCTACGGCCAAGCCGGAAAATTCTACAAGGACTTGGACTTCTCTCAGGTCATGAACTGTGAAAAGAAGCCCGTCATCACCGACCTCCCAGCCGAGCGAAAGGATGATCCCAAGGTCGGCAAACTGCCCAGCTGCTGCCGCAACGGGACCATCTTGCCGAGCCTCATGGACAAGGCACAGTCCCAGTCCATTTTCCAGCTGCAAGTGTTTAAGATCCCACCCGACGACAACAGAACTGCCATAACTCCACCTCAGCAGTGGAAAATCAGTGGCGTTCTGAACCCTACTTACAGATGCGGGCCCCCTATTAGGGTTGACCCTACTCAGTTCCCCGACCCAAGTGGGCTCCAGGCCACGTCAGACGCCATTGCCAGCTGGCAAGTGGTGTGCAACATCACCAAAACCCCGGTCCCCAGATGCTGCGTCTCGTTTTCGGCTTATTACAGCACCTCTGTGATTCCATGCAGCACGTGCGCGTGCGGGTGCAAAACATCTGAGACGAACAAATGTAACCCTAAGGCTTCCGCCATGCTTTTGCCTGCCGAAGCTCTCCTCGTGCCATTCGCAAACAGAACCGAGAAGGCAAAAGCATGGGCCAAAATCAAGCACTACGACGTGCCTAAAAAGCTTCCGTGCCCTGACAACTGCGGTGTCAGCTTGAACTGGCACATCGACTCTGATTACAGCAACGGGTGGACCGCCAGGCTCACTCTCTTCAACTGGGGAACCGACCAGTTTCAAGATTGGTACACCGCGGTGAAGATGAACAAGGCCTACCAGGACTACGAAAACGTCTACTCCTTCAACGGTACGAGGATGGAAAAGGAAGTCAACAACACAATCTTGTTCACAGGGCTCAAGGGTTTGAACTACTTGGTGGCGATAAAAAACGGGACGGATCCGAAAAAGAATCCGATGATCCCCGGGAAGCAGCAATCGGTGATTTCGTTCAAGAAGAAGCACTATCATAATATCAATATCAAAGCGGGTCAAGGGTTCCCAACGAGAGTGTTGTTCAATGGAGAAGAGTGTGCTCTTCCTAAAGTGTTCCCCAAGAACAATGCAGGACATCTCAAGTCTAATGCTCTTTTGGTCCTATGTATAGCCATCATGTCTTTCCTTTTCATGACAAATCGCTTCCACTAA